A portion of the Corticium candelabrum chromosome 5, ooCorCand1.1, whole genome shotgun sequence genome contains these proteins:
- the LOC134179489 gene encoding isoleucine--tRNA ligase, mitochondrial-like isoform X2, giving the protein MMQGYRVHYIPGWDCHGLPIEIKALQAIEHEKLSPLAIRNKACRFAEHYIKQQREQFQRWGLLADWSNAYRTMDKPYEANQLRVFLHMYEDGLVYRSVKPVYWSPSSRYCVVECECPGRERERLIVAVNKLDDVRRALKQELPVLMTFPGHSLRTVCYHHAFQNDIVCPVLSGSHVSMETGTGLVHTAPAHGMEDYVIGKEHGLDLDCAVDDDGLFAESVGFGLAGKNVLDEGNIAVIDHLERCGALLHTSDYVHRYPHDWRTKQPIILRSTPQWFASLTVLKEQAMRSLNNVKMTPTSSVNRMMSMLEGRDDWCISRQRVWGVPIPAFYSSDTGEVLMNRASVSHVISLVEKQGADCWWKLPVADLLSRDVIEQSGSSDFIRGDDTMDIWFDSGTSWASVLKESLDGLDGIADMYLEGSDQHRGWFQSSLLTRVAVHGDAPYKHIVTHGFVLDEQGRKMSKSLGNVISPDDIINGNKHQSGYGADIMRLWSASTDYQTDISLGPGLLSRISEQYRKVRNTARFMLGNLFDFTPSTELLPDSQLLPLDQYVLHLLHLYADEVTKAYEDLVFSKVHHSLMHLVTTDLSAFYFDSIKDRLYVETAKSPVRLSAQTALYHLLSIISKSFAPILPHLAEEIYSHRVGLPDESGSAFKNGWLDCPSSWRRPDLATDFEIGRQIQNLAHNVLEKARIDKAIGSSLEADLIIATPKGRVYDALRRLHGRDGTCGVSALCDIVNTSHVSLVCSEDMVVQPDLHLHDCAAVETGLPENDIYAVSGDIALNDDFVPSTPVIVQVSRCCLEKCPRCWKQWSVVPGSICQRCQHVLDTHSFNGLNATAQR; this is encoded by the exons ATGATGCAAGGATACAGAGTTCATTACATTCCTGGTTGGGACTGCCACGGACTACCTATCGAGATAAAG GCACTACAAGCGATCGAACACGAAAAGTTATCTCCTCTTGCTATCAGAAATAAAG CATGCAGGTTTGCTGAACATTACATCAAGCAACAGAGAGAGCAATTCCAACGGTGGGGTCTTCTTGCAGATTG GTCAAATGCTTATAGAACAATGGATAAGCCATATGAAGCAAATCAGCTGAGAGTGTTTCTTCATATGTATGAAGAT GGACTTGTATATCGTAGTGTCAAACCAGTCTATTGGTCACCATCCTCAAG GTATTGTGTAGTTGAATGTGAATGCCCTGGACGGGAGAGAGAGCGACTCATTGTGGCTGTGAACAAACTTGATGATGTTCGACGTGCTCTCAAACAGGAATTGCCAGTTCTAATGACATTTCCTG GTCATTCTCTTAGGACTGTTTGCTATCACCATGCATTTCAGAATGATATCGTCTGCCCGGTTCTTTCAGGATCTCACGTTAGCATGGAGACGGGTACAGGACTAGTGCACACTGCTCCAGCACATGGAATGGAAGATTATGTCATTGGCAAAGAACATGGCTTAGACTTG GATTGCgctgttgatgatgatggatTGTTTGCCGAATCTGTGGGGTTTGGTCTTGCAGGGAAGAATGTATTGGATGAGGGAAACATTGCCG TGATTGACCATCTGGAGAGATGTGGAGCATTGCTGCATACATCTGATTACGTGCATCGTTACCCACATGACTGGCGTACCAAACAGCCCATCATACTTCGCTCAACACCACAATGGTTTGCTAGTCTTACTGTTCTAAAGGAACAAGCAATG AGAAGTCTGAATAATGTAAAAATGACTCCTACTAGCTCAGTAAACAGAATGATGTCAATGCTGGAAGGAAGAGATGATTGGTGTATATCCAGACAGAGAGTTTGGGGCGTTCCCATTCCAGCATTTTATAGTAGTGACACGGGTGAAGTCCTAATGAACAG GGCTTCTGTGAGTCATGTCATCTCTCTTGTTGAGAAGCAAGGTGCTGACTGTTGGTGGAAGTTGCCTGTCGCCGATCTTCTTTCACGTGATGTGATTGAACAG TCTGGCAGCTCAGATTTTATTCGAGGTGATGACACCATGGATATTTGGTTTGACAGTGGAACTTCTTGGGCGTCAGTCTTGAAAG AATCTTTGGATGGGTTAGATGGCATTGCCGATATGTATCTTGAGGGTTCAGATCAACATCGTGGCTGGTTCCAGTCATCGTTGTTGACTAGAGTCGCAGTGCATGGTGATGCACCTTACAA ACACATTGTCACACATGGGTTTGTGCTGGATGAACAAGGTCGAAAAATGTCGAAGTCGCTTGGTAATGTTATATCTCCAGATGACATCATCAATGGGAACAAG CATCAATCTGGCTATGGAGCTGATATAATGCGTCTGTGGTCAGCCTCTACTGACTATCAAACAGATATTTCTTTGGGTCCAGGCTTACTGTCTCGAATTTCTGAGCAATACAGAAAG GTCAGGAACACAGCTCGTTTTATGTTGGGCAATTTGTTTGATTTCACTCCTTCGACTGAATTACTGCCTGACAGCCAGCTCTTGCCTCTTGACCAGTATGTATTACATCTTTTACACTTGTATGCCGATGAA GTAACGAAGGCATATGAAGATTTGGTATTTTCAAAGGTTCATCACAGCCTCATGCATTTAGTCACAACTGACTTGTCAGCATTTTATTTTGACTCAATAAAAGACAG GTTGTATGTTGAAACTGCGAAGAGTCCTGTCAGACTGAGTGCTCAAACGGCATTGTATCATCTTCTGTCTATAATTTCCAAATCATTTGCTCCGATACTGCCTCATCTTGCCGAAGAAATTTACAGTCACAGAGTTGGATTGCCAGATG AATCAGGTAGTGCATTCAAGAATGGCTGGCTGGACTGTCCAAGTTCGTGGAGGAGACCAGATTTGGCTACCGACTTTGAAATTGGCCGACAGATTCAAAATCTGGCACATAATGTGCTAGAGAAAGCCAGGATTGATAAAGCTATTGGAAGCTCATTGGAAGCCGACTTGATTATTGCGACTCCAAAAGGAAGAGTTTATGATGCACTGAGA AGATTGCATGGGAGGGATGGAACGTGTGGAGTATCTGCATTGTGTGATATTGTAAACACATCCCACGTGTCGCTAGTGTGTAGTGAAGACATGGTTGTTCAACCTGACTTGCACCTCCACGATTGTGCTGCTGTCGAGACCGGTCTCCCCGAGAATGACATATATGCGGTCTCTGGAGACATTGCTTTGAATGATG ATTTCGTACCTTCAACTCCTGTCATTGTTCAGGTAAGTCGTTGTTGTCTCGAGAAGTGTCCTCGCTGTTGGAAGCAATGGTCAGTGGTGCCAGGCTCAATATGTCAGAGATGTCAGCATGTGCTAGATACTCACAGTTTTAACGGATTGAATGCAACGGCTCAAAGATAA
- the LOC134179489 gene encoding isoleucine--tRNA ligase, mitochondrial-like isoform X4, whose protein sequence is MMQGYRVHYIPGWDCHGLPIEIKALQAIEHEKLSPLAIRNKACRFAEHYIKQQREQFQRWGLLADWSNAYRTMDKPYEANQLRVFLHMYEDGLVYRSVKPVYWSPSSRTALAEAELEYYDKISKSIYVKFCLQSASMPDFLRGDKPVSLLVWTTTPWTIPANKAVCFSNDATYCVVECECPGRERERLIVAVNKLDDVRRALKQELPVLMTFPGHSLRTVCYHHAFQNDIVCPVLSGSHVSMETGTGLVHTAPAHGMEDYVIGKEHGLDLDCAVDDDGLFAESVGFGLAGKNVLDEGNIAVIDHLERCGALLHTSDYVHRYPHDWRTKQPIILRSTPQWFASLTVLKEQAMRSLNNVKMTPTSSVNRMMSMLEGRDDWCISRQRVWGVPIPAFYSSDTGEVLMNRASVSHVISLVEKQGADCWWKLPVADLLSRDVIEQSGSSDFIRGDDTMDIWFDSGTSWASVLKESLDGLDGIADMYLEGSDQHRGWFQSSLLTRVAVHGDAPYKHIVTHGFVLDEQGRKMSKSLGNVISPDDIINGNKHQSGYGADIMRLWSASTDYQTDISLGPGLLSRISEQYRKVRNTARFMLGNLFDFTPSTELLPDSQLLPLDQYVLHLLHLYADEVTKAYEDLVFSKVHHSLMHLVTTDLSAFYFDSIKDRLYVETAKSPVRLSAQTALYHLLSIISKSFAPILPHLAEEIYSHRVGLPDESGSAFKNGWLDCPSSWRRPDLATDFEIGRQIQNLAHNVLEKARIDKAIGSSLEADLIIATPKGRVYDALRRLHGRDGTCGVSALCDIVNTSHVSLVCSEDMVVQPDLHLHDCAAVETGLPENDIYAVSGDIALNDDFVPSTPVIVQVSRCCLEKCPRCWKQWSVVPGSICQRCQHVLDTHSFNGLNATAQR, encoded by the exons ATGATGCAAGGATACAGAGTTCATTACATTCCTGGTTGGGACTGCCACGGACTACCTATCGAGATAAAG GCACTACAAGCGATCGAACACGAAAAGTTATCTCCTCTTGCTATCAGAAATAAAG CATGCAGGTTTGCTGAACATTACATCAAGCAACAGAGAGAGCAATTCCAACGGTGGGGTCTTCTTGCAGATTG GTCAAATGCTTATAGAACAATGGATAAGCCATATGAAGCAAATCAGCTGAGAGTGTTTCTTCATATGTATGAAGAT GGACTTGTATATCGTAGTGTCAAACCAGTCTATTGGTCACCATCCTCAAG AACTGCCCTTGCAGAAGCCGAGCTTGAATACTATGACAAAATCAG CAAGTCTATATACGTGAAATTTTGCCTTCAGTCTGCAAGTATGCCAGACTTTCTGCGTGGAG ATAAGCCAGTGTCACTACTGGTATGGACAACAACACCGTGGACCATCCCAGCTAACAAAGCAGTCTGTTTTAGCAATGATGCAAC GTATTGTGTAGTTGAATGTGAATGCCCTGGACGGGAGAGAGAGCGACTCATTGTGGCTGTGAACAAACTTGATGATGTTCGACGTGCTCTCAAACAGGAATTGCCAGTTCTAATGACATTTCCTG GTCATTCTCTTAGGACTGTTTGCTATCACCATGCATTTCAGAATGATATCGTCTGCCCGGTTCTTTCAGGATCTCACGTTAGCATGGAGACGGGTACAGGACTAGTGCACACTGCTCCAGCACATGGAATGGAAGATTATGTCATTGGCAAAGAACATGGCTTAGACTTG GATTGCgctgttgatgatgatggatTGTTTGCCGAATCTGTGGGGTTTGGTCTTGCAGGGAAGAATGTATTGGATGAGGGAAACATTGCCG TGATTGACCATCTGGAGAGATGTGGAGCATTGCTGCATACATCTGATTACGTGCATCGTTACCCACATGACTGGCGTACCAAACAGCCCATCATACTTCGCTCAACACCACAATGGTTTGCTAGTCTTACTGTTCTAAAGGAACAAGCAATG AGAAGTCTGAATAATGTAAAAATGACTCCTACTAGCTCAGTAAACAGAATGATGTCAATGCTGGAAGGAAGAGATGATTGGTGTATATCCAGACAGAGAGTTTGGGGCGTTCCCATTCCAGCATTTTATAGTAGTGACACGGGTGAAGTCCTAATGAACAG GGCTTCTGTGAGTCATGTCATCTCTCTTGTTGAGAAGCAAGGTGCTGACTGTTGGTGGAAGTTGCCTGTCGCCGATCTTCTTTCACGTGATGTGATTGAACAG TCTGGCAGCTCAGATTTTATTCGAGGTGATGACACCATGGATATTTGGTTTGACAGTGGAACTTCTTGGGCGTCAGTCTTGAAAG AATCTTTGGATGGGTTAGATGGCATTGCCGATATGTATCTTGAGGGTTCAGATCAACATCGTGGCTGGTTCCAGTCATCGTTGTTGACTAGAGTCGCAGTGCATGGTGATGCACCTTACAA ACACATTGTCACACATGGGTTTGTGCTGGATGAACAAGGTCGAAAAATGTCGAAGTCGCTTGGTAATGTTATATCTCCAGATGACATCATCAATGGGAACAAG CATCAATCTGGCTATGGAGCTGATATAATGCGTCTGTGGTCAGCCTCTACTGACTATCAAACAGATATTTCTTTGGGTCCAGGCTTACTGTCTCGAATTTCTGAGCAATACAGAAAG GTCAGGAACACAGCTCGTTTTATGTTGGGCAATTTGTTTGATTTCACTCCTTCGACTGAATTACTGCCTGACAGCCAGCTCTTGCCTCTTGACCAGTATGTATTACATCTTTTACACTTGTATGCCGATGAA GTAACGAAGGCATATGAAGATTTGGTATTTTCAAAGGTTCATCACAGCCTCATGCATTTAGTCACAACTGACTTGTCAGCATTTTATTTTGACTCAATAAAAGACAG GTTGTATGTTGAAACTGCGAAGAGTCCTGTCAGACTGAGTGCTCAAACGGCATTGTATCATCTTCTGTCTATAATTTCCAAATCATTTGCTCCGATACTGCCTCATCTTGCCGAAGAAATTTACAGTCACAGAGTTGGATTGCCAGATG AATCAGGTAGTGCATTCAAGAATGGCTGGCTGGACTGTCCAAGTTCGTGGAGGAGACCAGATTTGGCTACCGACTTTGAAATTGGCCGACAGATTCAAAATCTGGCACATAATGTGCTAGAGAAAGCCAGGATTGATAAAGCTATTGGAAGCTCATTGGAAGCCGACTTGATTATTGCGACTCCAAAAGGAAGAGTTTATGATGCACTGAGA AGATTGCATGGGAGGGATGGAACGTGTGGAGTATCTGCATTGTGTGATATTGTAAACACATCCCACGTGTCGCTAGTGTGTAGTGAAGACATGGTTGTTCAACCTGACTTGCACCTCCACGATTGTGCTGCTGTCGAGACCGGTCTCCCCGAGAATGACATATATGCGGTCTCTGGAGACATTGCTTTGAATGATG ATTTCGTACCTTCAACTCCTGTCATTGTTCAGGTAAGTCGTTGTTGTCTCGAGAAGTGTCCTCGCTGTTGGAAGCAATGGTCAGTGGTGCCAGGCTCAATATGTCAGAGATGTCAGCATGTGCTAGATACTCACAGTTTTAACGGATTGAATGCAACGGCTCAAAGATAA
- the LOC134179489 gene encoding isoleucine--tRNA ligase, mitochondrial-like isoform X5: MKMDLYIVVSNQSIGHHPQELPLQKPSLNTMTKSVMLSSKSIYVKFCLQSASMPDFLRGDKPVSLLVWTTTPWTIPANKAVCFSNDATYCVVECECPGRERERLIVAVNKLDDVRRALKQELPVLMTFPGHSLRTVCYHHAFQNDIVCPVLSGSHVSMETGTGLVHTAPAHGMEDYVIGKEHGLDLDCAVDDDGLFAESVGFGLAGKNVLDEGNIAVIDHLERCGALLHTSDYVHRYPHDWRTKQPIILRSTPQWFASLTVLKEQAMRSLNNVKMTPTSSVNRMMSMLEGRDDWCISRQRVWGVPIPAFYSSDTGEVLMNRASVSHVISLVEKQGADCWWKLPVADLLSRDVIEQSGSSDFIRGDDTMDIWFDSGTSWASVLKESLDGLDGIADMYLEGSDQHRGWFQSSLLTRVAVHGDAPYKHIVTHGFVLDEQGRKMSKSLGNVISPDDIINGNKHQSGYGADIMRLWSASTDYQTDISLGPGLLSRISEQYRKVRNTARFMLGNLFDFTPSTELLPDSQLLPLDQYVLHLLHLYADEVTKAYEDLVFSKVHHSLMHLVTTDLSAFYFDSIKDRLYVETAKSPVRLSAQTALYHLLSIISKSFAPILPHLAEEIYSHRVGLPDESGSAFKNGWLDCPSSWRRPDLATDFEIGRQIQNLAHNVLEKARIDKAIGSSLEADLIIATPKGRVYDALRRLHGRDGTCGVSALCDIVNTSHVSLVCSEDMVVQPDLHLHDCAAVETGLPENDIYAVSGDIALNDDFVPSTPVIVQVSRCCLEKCPRCWKQWSVVPGSICQRCQHVLDTHSFNGLNATAQR, encoded by the exons ATGAAGAT GGACTTGTATATCGTAGTGTCAAACCAGTCTATTGGTCACCATCCTCAAG AACTGCCCTTGCAGAAGCCGAGCTTGAATACTATGACAAAATCAG TGATGTTGAGTAGCAAGTCTATATACGTGAAATTTTGCCTTCAGTCTGCAAGTATGCCAGACTTTCTGCGTGGAG ATAAGCCAGTGTCACTACTGGTATGGACAACAACACCGTGGACCATCCCAGCTAACAAAGCAGTCTGTTTTAGCAATGATGCAAC GTATTGTGTAGTTGAATGTGAATGCCCTGGACGGGAGAGAGAGCGACTCATTGTGGCTGTGAACAAACTTGATGATGTTCGACGTGCTCTCAAACAGGAATTGCCAGTTCTAATGACATTTCCTG GTCATTCTCTTAGGACTGTTTGCTATCACCATGCATTTCAGAATGATATCGTCTGCCCGGTTCTTTCAGGATCTCACGTTAGCATGGAGACGGGTACAGGACTAGTGCACACTGCTCCAGCACATGGAATGGAAGATTATGTCATTGGCAAAGAACATGGCTTAGACTTG GATTGCgctgttgatgatgatggatTGTTTGCCGAATCTGTGGGGTTTGGTCTTGCAGGGAAGAATGTATTGGATGAGGGAAACATTGCCG TGATTGACCATCTGGAGAGATGTGGAGCATTGCTGCATACATCTGATTACGTGCATCGTTACCCACATGACTGGCGTACCAAACAGCCCATCATACTTCGCTCAACACCACAATGGTTTGCTAGTCTTACTGTTCTAAAGGAACAAGCAATG AGAAGTCTGAATAATGTAAAAATGACTCCTACTAGCTCAGTAAACAGAATGATGTCAATGCTGGAAGGAAGAGATGATTGGTGTATATCCAGACAGAGAGTTTGGGGCGTTCCCATTCCAGCATTTTATAGTAGTGACACGGGTGAAGTCCTAATGAACAG GGCTTCTGTGAGTCATGTCATCTCTCTTGTTGAGAAGCAAGGTGCTGACTGTTGGTGGAAGTTGCCTGTCGCCGATCTTCTTTCACGTGATGTGATTGAACAG TCTGGCAGCTCAGATTTTATTCGAGGTGATGACACCATGGATATTTGGTTTGACAGTGGAACTTCTTGGGCGTCAGTCTTGAAAG AATCTTTGGATGGGTTAGATGGCATTGCCGATATGTATCTTGAGGGTTCAGATCAACATCGTGGCTGGTTCCAGTCATCGTTGTTGACTAGAGTCGCAGTGCATGGTGATGCACCTTACAA ACACATTGTCACACATGGGTTTGTGCTGGATGAACAAGGTCGAAAAATGTCGAAGTCGCTTGGTAATGTTATATCTCCAGATGACATCATCAATGGGAACAAG CATCAATCTGGCTATGGAGCTGATATAATGCGTCTGTGGTCAGCCTCTACTGACTATCAAACAGATATTTCTTTGGGTCCAGGCTTACTGTCTCGAATTTCTGAGCAATACAGAAAG GTCAGGAACACAGCTCGTTTTATGTTGGGCAATTTGTTTGATTTCACTCCTTCGACTGAATTACTGCCTGACAGCCAGCTCTTGCCTCTTGACCAGTATGTATTACATCTTTTACACTTGTATGCCGATGAA GTAACGAAGGCATATGAAGATTTGGTATTTTCAAAGGTTCATCACAGCCTCATGCATTTAGTCACAACTGACTTGTCAGCATTTTATTTTGACTCAATAAAAGACAG GTTGTATGTTGAAACTGCGAAGAGTCCTGTCAGACTGAGTGCTCAAACGGCATTGTATCATCTTCTGTCTATAATTTCCAAATCATTTGCTCCGATACTGCCTCATCTTGCCGAAGAAATTTACAGTCACAGAGTTGGATTGCCAGATG AATCAGGTAGTGCATTCAAGAATGGCTGGCTGGACTGTCCAAGTTCGTGGAGGAGACCAGATTTGGCTACCGACTTTGAAATTGGCCGACAGATTCAAAATCTGGCACATAATGTGCTAGAGAAAGCCAGGATTGATAAAGCTATTGGAAGCTCATTGGAAGCCGACTTGATTATTGCGACTCCAAAAGGAAGAGTTTATGATGCACTGAGA AGATTGCATGGGAGGGATGGAACGTGTGGAGTATCTGCATTGTGTGATATTGTAAACACATCCCACGTGTCGCTAGTGTGTAGTGAAGACATGGTTGTTCAACCTGACTTGCACCTCCACGATTGTGCTGCTGTCGAGACCGGTCTCCCCGAGAATGACATATATGCGGTCTCTGGAGACATTGCTTTGAATGATG ATTTCGTACCTTCAACTCCTGTCATTGTTCAGGTAAGTCGTTGTTGTCTCGAGAAGTGTCCTCGCTGTTGGAAGCAATGGTCAGTGGTGCCAGGCTCAATATGTCAGAGATGTCAGCATGTGCTAGATACTCACAGTTTTAACGGATTGAATGCAACGGCTCAAAGATAA
- the LOC134179489 gene encoding isoleucine--tRNA ligase, mitochondrial-like isoform X3 → MHRWPLYCYDGLYLINFLRIFHDYVELPLQKPSLNTMTKSVMLSSKSIYVKFCLQSASMPDFLRGDKPVSLLVWTTTPWTIPANKAVCFSNDATYCVVECECPGRERERLIVAVNKLDDVRRALKQELPVLMTFPGHSLRTVCYHHAFQNDIVCPVLSGSHVSMETGTGLVHTAPAHGMEDYVIGKEHGLDLDCAVDDDGLFAESVGFGLAGKNVLDEGNIAVIDHLERCGALLHTSDYVHRYPHDWRTKQPIILRSTPQWFASLTVLKEQAMRSLNNVKMTPTSSVNRMMSMLEGRDDWCISRQRVWGVPIPAFYSSDTGEVLMNRASVSHVISLVEKQGADCWWKLPVADLLSRDVIEQSGSSDFIRGDDTMDIWFDSGTSWASVLKESLDGLDGIADMYLEGSDQHRGWFQSSLLTRVAVHGDAPYKHIVTHGFVLDEQGRKMSKSLGNVISPDDIINGNKHQSGYGADIMRLWSASTDYQTDISLGPGLLSRISEQYRKVRNTARFMLGNLFDFTPSTELLPDSQLLPLDQYVLHLLHLYADEVTKAYEDLVFSKVHHSLMHLVTTDLSAFYFDSIKDRLYVETAKSPVRLSAQTALYHLLSIISKSFAPILPHLAEEIYSHRVGLPDESGSAFKNGWLDCPSSWRRPDLATDFEIGRQIQNLAHNVLEKARIDKAIGSSLEADLIIATPKGRVYDALRRLHGRDGTCGVSALCDIVNTSHVSLVCSEDMVVQPDLHLHDCAAVETGLPENDIYAVSGDIALNDDFVPSTPVIVQVSRCCLEKCPRCWKQWSVVPGSICQRCQHVLDTHSFNGLNATAQR, encoded by the exons ATGCATAGGTGGCCATTATACTGTTATGATGGactgtacttaattaattttttaagaATATTTCATGACTATGTAGAACTGCCCTTGCAGAAGCCGAGCTTGAATACTATGACAAAATCAG TGATGTTGAGTAGCAAGTCTATATACGTGAAATTTTGCCTTCAGTCTGCAAGTATGCCAGACTTTCTGCGTGGAG ATAAGCCAGTGTCACTACTGGTATGGACAACAACACCGTGGACCATCCCAGCTAACAAAGCAGTCTGTTTTAGCAATGATGCAAC GTATTGTGTAGTTGAATGTGAATGCCCTGGACGGGAGAGAGAGCGACTCATTGTGGCTGTGAACAAACTTGATGATGTTCGACGTGCTCTCAAACAGGAATTGCCAGTTCTAATGACATTTCCTG GTCATTCTCTTAGGACTGTTTGCTATCACCATGCATTTCAGAATGATATCGTCTGCCCGGTTCTTTCAGGATCTCACGTTAGCATGGAGACGGGTACAGGACTAGTGCACACTGCTCCAGCACATGGAATGGAAGATTATGTCATTGGCAAAGAACATGGCTTAGACTTG GATTGCgctgttgatgatgatggatTGTTTGCCGAATCTGTGGGGTTTGGTCTTGCAGGGAAGAATGTATTGGATGAGGGAAACATTGCCG TGATTGACCATCTGGAGAGATGTGGAGCATTGCTGCATACATCTGATTACGTGCATCGTTACCCACATGACTGGCGTACCAAACAGCCCATCATACTTCGCTCAACACCACAATGGTTTGCTAGTCTTACTGTTCTAAAGGAACAAGCAATG AGAAGTCTGAATAATGTAAAAATGACTCCTACTAGCTCAGTAAACAGAATGATGTCAATGCTGGAAGGAAGAGATGATTGGTGTATATCCAGACAGAGAGTTTGGGGCGTTCCCATTCCAGCATTTTATAGTAGTGACACGGGTGAAGTCCTAATGAACAG GGCTTCTGTGAGTCATGTCATCTCTCTTGTTGAGAAGCAAGGTGCTGACTGTTGGTGGAAGTTGCCTGTCGCCGATCTTCTTTCACGTGATGTGATTGAACAG TCTGGCAGCTCAGATTTTATTCGAGGTGATGACACCATGGATATTTGGTTTGACAGTGGAACTTCTTGGGCGTCAGTCTTGAAAG AATCTTTGGATGGGTTAGATGGCATTGCCGATATGTATCTTGAGGGTTCAGATCAACATCGTGGCTGGTTCCAGTCATCGTTGTTGACTAGAGTCGCAGTGCATGGTGATGCACCTTACAA ACACATTGTCACACATGGGTTTGTGCTGGATGAACAAGGTCGAAAAATGTCGAAGTCGCTTGGTAATGTTATATCTCCAGATGACATCATCAATGGGAACAAG CATCAATCTGGCTATGGAGCTGATATAATGCGTCTGTGGTCAGCCTCTACTGACTATCAAACAGATATTTCTTTGGGTCCAGGCTTACTGTCTCGAATTTCTGAGCAATACAGAAAG GTCAGGAACACAGCTCGTTTTATGTTGGGCAATTTGTTTGATTTCACTCCTTCGACTGAATTACTGCCTGACAGCCAGCTCTTGCCTCTTGACCAGTATGTATTACATCTTTTACACTTGTATGCCGATGAA GTAACGAAGGCATATGAAGATTTGGTATTTTCAAAGGTTCATCACAGCCTCATGCATTTAGTCACAACTGACTTGTCAGCATTTTATTTTGACTCAATAAAAGACAG GTTGTATGTTGAAACTGCGAAGAGTCCTGTCAGACTGAGTGCTCAAACGGCATTGTATCATCTTCTGTCTATAATTTCCAAATCATTTGCTCCGATACTGCCTCATCTTGCCGAAGAAATTTACAGTCACAGAGTTGGATTGCCAGATG AATCAGGTAGTGCATTCAAGAATGGCTGGCTGGACTGTCCAAGTTCGTGGAGGAGACCAGATTTGGCTACCGACTTTGAAATTGGCCGACAGATTCAAAATCTGGCACATAATGTGCTAGAGAAAGCCAGGATTGATAAAGCTATTGGAAGCTCATTGGAAGCCGACTTGATTATTGCGACTCCAAAAGGAAGAGTTTATGATGCACTGAGA AGATTGCATGGGAGGGATGGAACGTGTGGAGTATCTGCATTGTGTGATATTGTAAACACATCCCACGTGTCGCTAGTGTGTAGTGAAGACATGGTTGTTCAACCTGACTTGCACCTCCACGATTGTGCTGCTGTCGAGACCGGTCTCCCCGAGAATGACATATATGCGGTCTCTGGAGACATTGCTTTGAATGATG ATTTCGTACCTTCAACTCCTGTCATTGTTCAGGTAAGTCGTTGTTGTCTCGAGAAGTGTCCTCGCTGTTGGAAGCAATGGTCAGTGGTGCCAGGCTCAATATGTCAGAGATGTCAGCATGTGCTAGATACTCACAGTTTTAACGGATTGAATGCAACGGCTCAAAGATAA